The following proteins are encoded in a genomic region of Rubidibacter lacunae KORDI 51-2:
- a CDS encoding GspH/FimT family pseudopilin, giving the protein MKLDLKSQRQSKEHQPAINAGFTLLEVLVTIVIVGILATIGSANWLRFVENQRVGAARSDLYASIRSAQERARASASTWRFSIRADNNGDLEYAYFSDPDNPPSNGWTSLSEFIEVDTDRTTNEDNSSPFEWSVDFDDRGQVTPGDQGRVTLVHTNSPAKPRCIFVSTILGAMRTAEGVDCPLKP; this is encoded by the coding sequence ATGAAACTTGATTTGAAATCTCAGCGGCAATCGAAAGAGCATCAGCCGGCAATTAATGCGGGCTTTACGCTGCTGGAGGTGCTGGTCACAATCGTTATCGTCGGAATCCTGGCAACGATTGGCTCAGCGAATTGGCTCCGTTTCGTTGAAAATCAGCGAGTTGGAGCTGCACGCAGCGACTTGTACGCCTCTATCCGCAGCGCTCAGGAACGAGCGCGCGCCTCAGCAAGTACTTGGCGATTTAGCATTCGAGCGGATAATAATGGCGATTTAGAATATGCCTATTTCTCAGATCCTGATAACCCTCCATCGAACGGTTGGACTAGTTTGTCCGAGTTCATAGAAGTTGATACCGATCGAACGACTAATGAGGATAACTCCTCGCCATTTGAATGGAGCGTTGACTTTGACGATCGCGGACAGGTAACTCCCGGCGATCAGGGTCGAGTGACACTCGTTCACACCAACAGCCCTGCAAAGCCTCGATGCATCTTCGTCTCGACCATCCTCGGTGCCATGCGGACAGCAGAAGGCGTGGATTGCCCCCTTAAACCTTAA
- a CDS encoding GNAT family N-acetyltransferase, with the protein MSTPFKDCSHIQFCDRRDVINLPQLQALFETCAFWARDRHCDDLSVALDNSDPVISIWDGDRLIGFSRATSDCVYRATIWDVIVHPDYRGAGLGGKLVETVLAHPRLNRVERVYLMTTHQQRFYDRIGFEKNETTTMVLYNRNGIFVPTERLQAGNAL; encoded by the coding sequence ATGTCTACGCCCTTCAAAGACTGCAGTCACATTCAGTTCTGCGATCGCAGGGATGTCATTAACTTGCCCCAATTGCAAGCGTTGTTCGAGACATGTGCGTTTTGGGCGCGCGACCGCCACTGCGACGACCTGAGCGTAGCACTCGACAATAGCGACCCCGTCATCAGCATCTGGGATGGAGATCGCTTGATCGGATTTTCCCGCGCCACCTCCGACTGCGTTTACCGTGCCACGATTTGGGACGTGATCGTGCATCCGGACTATCGCGGTGCAGGTCTGGGCGGCAAGTTGGTAGAAACCGTTTTGGCTCACCCGCGCCTCAACCGCGTCGAACGGGTGTATTTGATGACAACGCACCAACAGCGGTTCTACGATCGCATCGGCTTCGAGAAAAATGAGACGACAACGATGGTGCTTTACAACCGCAACGGCATCTTCGTGCCCACCGAACGGTTACAGGCAGGCAATGCACTCTAG
- a CDS encoding long-chain acyl-[acyl-carrier-protein] reductase — protein MFGLIGHLTNLEHAQSIARHYGYEDYAGQGLDFWCAAPPQVVDEITVTSATGQTIQGLYVESCFLPEMLTNRRIKSAIRKILNAMACAQKRGIDITALGGFSSIVFENFNLKDKMQVRDVALDYSRFTTGNTHTAYISCRQVEQAAARIGIDLNSATVAVCGATGDIGSAVCRWLNAKTNVAELLLVARNQERLQALQGELGRGKILPLESALPLADIVVWVASMPKGVTISPERLRKPCLLIDGGYPKNLSTLVQSPGVFVLKGGIVEHALDIDWQIMHLIEMDVPSRQLFACFAEAMLLEFEQWHTNFSWGRNQITVEKMEQIGAASLKHGFQPLLNCESVAMSA, from the coding sequence ATGTTCGGTTTGATCGGTCATTTGACCAACTTGGAGCACGCCCAGTCTATTGCCCGTCACTACGGCTATGAAGATTATGCCGGCCAAGGATTGGATTTCTGGTGTGCCGCTCCGCCACAGGTGGTCGATGAAATCACCGTGACCAGTGCGACAGGACAGACCATACAAGGACTTTACGTTGAGTCGTGCTTCTTGCCGGAAATGCTGACGAACCGCCGCATCAAGTCTGCAATCCGCAAGATTCTCAATGCCATGGCATGTGCCCAGAAGCGCGGCATCGATATCACGGCACTCGGCGGATTCTCATCGATCGTGTTCGAGAACTTCAATCTCAAGGACAAAATGCAGGTGCGCGACGTGGCTCTAGACTACAGTCGCTTCACTACGGGCAACACGCATACTGCATACATTAGCTGCCGCCAAGTCGAGCAAGCTGCCGCACGTATCGGCATCGACCTCAATTCCGCAACGGTAGCTGTCTGCGGGGCGACGGGCGACATCGGCAGTGCCGTCTGTCGTTGGCTGAATGCAAAAACCAATGTTGCCGAGCTGTTGCTGGTGGCGCGCAATCAAGAACGCTTGCAAGCATTGCAGGGCGAACTCGGACGCGGGAAGATTTTGCCGTTAGAGTCGGCTTTACCGCTCGCTGACATTGTCGTTTGGGTGGCGAGCATGCCCAAAGGGGTAACGATCTCGCCCGAGCGACTGCGAAAGCCCTGTTTGCTAATCGATGGCGGCTATCCGAAAAACCTAAGCACGCTGGTACAGTCACCAGGCGTATTCGTGCTCAAAGGCGGTATTGTCGAGCACGCCCTCGATATTGACTGGCAGATCATGCACCTCATCGAAATGGACGTTCCCAGCCGCCAGCTGTTTGCCTGCTTTGCCGAAGCCATGTTATTGGAGTTCGAGCAGTGGCATACAAACTTTTCTTGGGGCCGCAATCAAATCACAGTTGAAAAGATGGAACAGATCGGTGCCGCTTCGCTCAAGCATGGCTTCCAACCGCTCCTGAATTGCGAATCAGTCGCGATGAGCGCGTAG
- a CDS encoding aldehyde oxygenase (deformylating), whose amino-acid sequence MQELAASTALDYDSDVYKDAYSRINAIVIEGEMEAKGNYTQLATLLPDSAEDLTQLAKMEGRHMKGFQACGKNLSVTPDMDFARDYFARLHGNFQQALADGDVVACFLIQSLIIECFAIAAYNIYIPVADPFARKITEGVVKDEYLHLNFGEVWLREHFEDVKERLLEANKQNLPIVWQMLNQVEDDAAVLGMGKEELIEDFMVAYSEALSNIGFNAREIARMSVHGLAAA is encoded by the coding sequence ATGCAAGAGCTTGCAGCGAGCACGGCGCTCGACTACGACAGCGATGTCTACAAAGATGCCTATAGCCGCATCAACGCAATCGTTATCGAAGGCGAGATGGAGGCAAAGGGTAACTACACCCAGCTCGCAACGCTATTGCCCGACAGCGCTGAGGACCTTACGCAGCTCGCTAAAATGGAAGGCCGGCACATGAAGGGTTTTCAAGCCTGCGGTAAAAACCTTAGCGTCACGCCGGATATGGATTTCGCTCGCGACTATTTCGCCCGGCTCCACGGCAACTTCCAGCAGGCCCTTGCCGACGGCGATGTCGTCGCCTGCTTTTTGATTCAGTCGCTGATCATTGAGTGCTTCGCGATCGCAGCCTACAACATCTACATTCCGGTTGCCGACCCGTTTGCGCGCAAGATCACCGAGGGGGTCGTCAAAGATGAGTACTTGCACCTCAACTTCGGTGAGGTCTGGCTCCGCGAGCACTTCGAGGACGTTAAAGAGCGCTTGCTAGAAGCGAACAAGCAGAACCTGCCAATCGTCTGGCAGATGCTCAATCAAGTTGAGGACGACGCTGCCGTCCTCGGCATGGGCAAGGAGGAGCTGATCGAAGACTTCATGGTCGCCTACAGCGAGGCTCTCAGCAACATTGGTTTCAACGCCCGCGAGATTGCCCGCATGTCCGTCCACGGACTGGCTGCTGCCTAA
- a CDS encoding alpha/beta hydrolase gives MTLPLLEFSLAIAPIASASYLGICLALRAFQHRLIFVPCPTVERSPDDLDVPYEEVRLPAGDRPADGYVYGWWLPNADASLPTLLYLHGNGGNVGTNLTRAVGYRDLGFSVLLIDYRGYGRSPGPFPCERQVYADAELAWTHLVRGRQRPPENIYLYGHSLGGAIAIELAMHHPELAGAIVEGSFTSMLEMARATQRYRWLPLKWLVTQHFNSVAKLPNLNVPLLFVHGAEDDVVPAWMSKELHAVAPPPKTLLVVPDADHINVPSVGGETYLQSVRDFIARTESSLCGAPPVGNR, from the coding sequence ATGACGCTACCCTTGCTCGAATTCTCGCTTGCGATCGCCCCGATCGCGTCCGCGTCCTACCTCGGGATTTGCTTAGCATTGCGAGCATTTCAGCACCGGCTGATCTTCGTTCCTTGCCCAACTGTCGAGCGGTCGCCAGACGATCTCGACGTTCCTTACGAGGAAGTCCGCTTGCCTGCCGGCGATCGCCCCGCGGATGGCTACGTCTATGGCTGGTGGTTGCCCAATGCCGATGCAAGCCTCCCCACGTTGCTTTACCTGCACGGAAATGGCGGTAACGTCGGTACCAACCTCACCCGTGCGGTCGGCTACCGCGACTTGGGGTTCTCGGTGTTGCTAATCGACTATCGCGGTTACGGTCGCAGCCCCGGTCCGTTTCCCTGCGAACGTCAGGTCTACGCCGACGCCGAACTGGCCTGGACGCATCTAGTCCGCGGGCGCCAGCGTCCCCCAGAGAATATTTACTTGTACGGTCATTCCCTCGGCGGTGCGATCGCCATCGAACTAGCCATGCACCACCCGGAACTGGCTGGTGCGATCGTCGAAGGCTCGTTTACCTCAATGCTTGAAATGGCTCGAGCGACGCAGCGCTATCGGTGGCTGCCGCTGAAATGGCTCGTGACCCAGCATTTCAACTCCGTCGCAAAGCTCCCGAACCTCAACGTGCCGCTGCTATTCGTCCACGGTGCTGAGGACGATGTGGTACCCGCCTGGATGAGCAAAGAACTGCACGCTGTTGCTCCCCCACCGAAAACCCTGCTAGTTGTCCCGGATGCCGACCACATCAACGTTCCGAGCGTTGGTGGCGAGACATACCTTCAGTCCGTCCGCGATTTCATAGCGCGCACCGAGTCGTCGCTTTGTGGCGCGCCTCCGGTCGGTAACCGGTAG
- the accA gene encoding acetyl-CoA carboxylase carboxyl transferase subunit alpha, which produces MSNSSRRTFQLDFEKPLDELEARIEQIRELASDSHVDVSEHIQQLEAKAAQLRKEIFGTLTPSQRLQLARHPRRPSTLDYIQSICDEWLELHGDRLGDDDPALVGGIARLEGRPVVMLGHQKGRDTKDNVARNFGMPTPSGYRKALRLMEHANRFGMPILTFIDTPGAWAGVEAERRGQGEAIAYNLRQMFGFDVPIICTVIGEGGSGGALGIGVGDRLLMFEHAVYTVATPEACAAILWKDASKSDRAAAALRISSWDLRELGIVDSLIPEPLRGAHADPLAAAAVLKKVLVADLERLLQLSPEQRRELRYEKFRRMGRVEERAARDAAGSDRAIST; this is translated from the coding sequence ATGTCCAATTCGTCCCGCCGTACTTTCCAACTCGACTTTGAGAAACCACTCGACGAACTCGAGGCGCGCATCGAGCAAATCCGCGAACTAGCATCTGACAGTCATGTAGACGTGTCCGAGCACATTCAGCAACTCGAAGCCAAAGCAGCTCAGCTGCGCAAAGAAATTTTCGGGACGCTGACGCCATCCCAACGCTTGCAGCTTGCCCGACATCCGCGTCGTCCCAGTACGCTCGATTACATTCAGTCCATCTGCGATGAGTGGCTAGAACTTCACGGCGATCGCCTCGGTGACGACGATCCGGCCCTCGTTGGCGGGATTGCCCGCCTTGAGGGTCGGCCGGTTGTGATGCTCGGGCATCAGAAGGGGCGCGACACCAAGGACAATGTCGCGCGCAACTTTGGGATGCCTACCCCCAGCGGCTATCGTAAGGCCCTACGGCTGATGGAACACGCCAACCGGTTCGGGATGCCGATTTTGACCTTTATCGATACGCCTGGTGCCTGGGCTGGGGTCGAGGCCGAGCGGCGCGGTCAAGGGGAAGCAATTGCCTACAACCTTCGGCAAATGTTTGGGTTCGACGTGCCGATTATTTGCACGGTCATTGGCGAGGGGGGCTCTGGCGGTGCTCTGGGAATTGGCGTTGGCGATCGCCTGTTGATGTTCGAACATGCTGTGTATACGGTAGCCACGCCTGAAGCTTGTGCGGCGATTCTTTGGAAAGACGCTAGCAAGTCCGATCGAGCGGCGGCGGCTCTGCGCATTTCTTCATGGGACTTACGCGAGTTGGGCATTGTCGACAGTCTGATCCCCGAGCCGCTGCGCGGTGCCCATGCCGATCCGCTCGCCGCGGCAGCCGTTCTTAAGAAAGTCCTCGTTGCCGATCTCGAACGCCTACTGCAGCTCTCCCCCGAGCAGCGACGCGAGTTACGCTACGAGAAATTTCGTCGCATGGGTCGCGTGGAGGAACGTGCAGCTCGGGACGCCGCTGGCAGCGATCGCGCTATCTCGACCTGA
- the folE gene encoding GTP cyclohydrolase I FolE, giving the protein MTMAASNGSNGSKGARASYGKGQSIGNGNGKISPMAEASALAQQVADGQGGGVRADAPSPVEADVDATLGVMKSAVRELLVGVGENPEREGLLRTPQRVAEAMRFLTQGYNQSLETLVNGAIFDEGHNEMVLVRDIDLFSLCEHHMLPFLGKAHVAYIPNQKVVGLSKLARIVEMYARRLQVQERLTRQVAEAVETILEPRGVAVVVEATHMCMVMRGVQKPSSWTVTSAMLGVFQDDQKTREEFLNLIRHQPSFH; this is encoded by the coding sequence ATGACAATGGCTGCTTCTAACGGTTCCAACGGTTCTAAAGGCGCTCGAGCGTCATACGGCAAAGGGCAATCCATCGGCAATGGGAACGGCAAGATCTCACCCATGGCCGAAGCTAGCGCCTTGGCGCAACAGGTAGCTGACGGTCAAGGTGGGGGCGTTCGGGCGGACGCTCCTTCACCGGTGGAAGCCGACGTCGATGCTACCCTGGGGGTTATGAAATCCGCAGTCCGCGAGTTGTTGGTCGGTGTCGGTGAAAATCCCGAGCGAGAGGGTCTATTGCGGACGCCTCAGCGTGTCGCAGAAGCGATGCGGTTCCTGACCCAGGGATACAATCAATCCCTGGAAACGCTGGTAAACGGTGCCATCTTCGACGAGGGGCACAACGAAATGGTGCTCGTCCGCGATATCGACCTGTTCAGCCTCTGCGAGCATCATATGTTGCCGTTCCTAGGAAAAGCGCACGTTGCCTACATCCCAAATCAGAAGGTAGTGGGTCTGAGCAAGCTAGCGCGCATTGTCGAGATGTACGCTCGGCGGCTGCAAGTTCAAGAGCGCCTAACGCGCCAAGTGGCCGAGGCGGTGGAGACGATTCTCGAACCGCGCGGCGTGGCTGTTGTGGTCGAAGCAACGCACATGTGCATGGTCATGCGCGGCGTGCAGAAGCCAAGCTCGTGGACGGTGACCAGTGCCATGCTTGGTGTTTTCCAGGACGACCAGAAGACACGCGAAGAGTTCCTCAATCTAATCCGACACCAACCGAGTTTCCATTAG
- a CDS encoding SDR family oxidoreductase — MTAARPQRVLITGANSGIGKATALAFANAGIDLALFGRSHEKLSAAVANVTDRVDVRTYVLDLARVEVVADTVAAAIADCGGIDVLVNNAGIGYTNAIADTPLSEWRYVLDLNLTSVFQCIQGALPVLRKRGGTIINIASIAARSPFPTWGAYSASKAGLVALSRALAAEERDRGVRVVTICPGAVNTPLWDTDTVAADLNRAAMLPPDSVAQFILQAALLSPQAVVEDLTLMPNAGAL, encoded by the coding sequence ATGACTGCCGCTCGACCGCAGCGGGTGTTGATTACGGGTGCCAATAGCGGCATCGGTAAAGCGACTGCCCTGGCCTTTGCTAACGCCGGTATCGATCTTGCGCTTTTCGGACGCTCTCACGAAAAACTGAGCGCCGCGGTCGCCAACGTTACCGATCGCGTGGACGTTAGGACTTATGTGCTAGATCTAGCTCGGGTAGAAGTTGTGGCAGATACTGTGGCAGCAGCGATCGCAGACTGTGGCGGCATTGACGTACTAGTGAATAATGCCGGAATCGGTTACACCAACGCGATCGCCGACACCCCCTTGTCCGAGTGGCGTTACGTGCTAGACCTCAACCTGACGAGCGTTTTTCAATGTATTCAAGGCGCGCTGCCAGTATTGCGCAAGCGCGGCGGCACCATCATCAACATCGCATCCATTGCCGCGCGCAGTCCATTCCCGACCTGGGGTGCATACAGCGCCAGCAAAGCCGGCTTGGTTGCATTGTCGCGAGCACTGGCCGCGGAAGAACGCGATCGCGGCGTGCGCGTCGTCACAATTTGCCCCGGTGCGGTCAATACACCCCTCTGGGATACCGATACGGTAGCAGCGGACTTGAATCGGGCGGCCATGCTTCCGCCCGATTCCGTCGCGCAATTCATCTTGCAGGCAGCGCTGCTGTCCCCGCAGGCCGTGGTTGAGGACCTGACCCTCATGCCCAATGCAGGCGCGCTCTAG
- a CDS encoding serine hydrolase, whose protein sequence is MARPSQPSISLPGVAPRRSEGAAEPQTPTPAFPNAPFPDPYIPDPSPFEASELEASVDIPYADAVYLDVSPSELVPPTSAAAVTTSTMNAPPPQWRPFSMLLLCTRLGILGVGLGAIAATSMAGANLDPVLIWRGGRLALGRAILPTDATVTVPELEVMPQETDPEPEPKPILMPTQAIASLQNQFSELAAAQSGLEPGAFFYDLDTGEYVNFNGDRAFSAASTIKVPVLVAFFQALDRGEVQLDELLTMTPDLIGGGSGAMQYQAPGTQFTALETATQTIVISDNTATNMLIHRLGGADVLNAQFQDWGLTETAIRNPLPDLDGTNTTSPQDMVRLLARVERGELLSLRSRDRLFAIMERTKTKTLLPRGLGPGATIAHKTGDIGSSVGDVGAIDLPTGKRYLAAVLVARPHNDSRAQELIRNFSRRAYEHFINAPVGPLVLAEE, encoded by the coding sequence ATGGCTCGTCCATCCCAACCGTCCATTTCCCTCCCTGGGGTTGCACCGCGCCGCTCGGAGGGCGCTGCAGAGCCGCAAACCCCGACGCCAGCATTTCCCAACGCCCCTTTCCCAGATCCCTACATTCCCGATCCTTCTCCGTTCGAGGCATCTGAGCTCGAGGCTTCTGTCGATATTCCCTACGCCGACGCCGTTTATCTCGACGTGTCGCCGAGTGAGCTGGTGCCGCCAACTAGCGCAGCTGCGGTAACTACATCCACCATGAATGCTCCACCGCCGCAATGGCGACCGTTTTCTATGCTGCTGCTCTGCACGCGGTTGGGGATACTCGGCGTCGGGCTGGGGGCGATCGCGGCAACTTCTATGGCCGGTGCTAACCTCGATCCCGTTCTCATATGGCGTGGCGGCCGCCTTGCCCTCGGCCGGGCAATTCTCCCAACAGACGCTACCGTAACCGTGCCCGAACTCGAGGTCATGCCGCAAGAGACGGACCCCGAACCCGAACCCAAACCAATCCTCATGCCGACTCAGGCGATCGCCTCGCTGCAGAATCAATTTTCGGAGCTGGCTGCCGCTCAATCCGGCCTCGAGCCGGGTGCGTTTTTCTACGACCTCGACACTGGCGAATACGTCAACTTCAATGGCGACCGCGCATTTTCCGCCGCCAGCACGATCAAAGTACCGGTGTTAGTGGCGTTTTTCCAAGCTCTAGATCGCGGCGAGGTGCAGCTCGACGAGTTGTTGACGATGACGCCCGACCTCATTGGAGGTGGATCGGGGGCGATGCAGTATCAGGCTCCCGGCACGCAATTTACCGCACTCGAGACAGCTACCCAGACAATCGTGATCAGCGACAACACCGCAACGAACATGCTGATTCACCGTTTGGGCGGTGCCGACGTACTAAACGCTCAGTTCCAAGATTGGGGTTTAACGGAAACGGCGATCCGCAATCCGCTGCCCGACTTAGATGGCACCAACACGACCAGCCCGCAGGATATGGTGCGACTGCTAGCACGCGTCGAACGCGGAGAATTGCTCTCGCTGCGATCGCGCGATCGCTTGTTTGCCATCATGGAGCGAACGAAAACAAAAACCTTGCTCCCGCGCGGTTTGGGTCCGGGCGCGACTATTGCCCATAAAACCGGCGACATTGGTTCGTCGGTCGGCGACGTTGGCGCGATCGACCTACCCACGGGCAAGCGCTACTTAGCAGCCGTTCTCGTTGCCCGACCGCACAACGACTCGCGCGCCCAAGAGCTTATCCGCAATTTCTCGCGGCGCGCCTACGAACACTTCATCAACGCTCCGGTCGGACCGCTAGTTTTAGCTGAAGAATAA
- the gatA gene encoding Asp-tRNA(Asn)/Glu-tRNA(Gln) amidotransferase subunit GatA codes for MASIRELHAQLVGKQRSALEITEAALDRIAAVDPQVRGFLHVTAERARAAARAVDEHIAAGEDIGLLAGIPIALKDNLCTTGIPTTCGSKILANFMPPYESTVTQKLCDAGAIAVGKTNLDEFAMGSSTENSAFQVTANPWDVTRVPGGSSGGSAAAVAAGECVVALGSDTGGSIRQPAAFCGVVGVKPTYGLVSRYGLVAFASSLDQIGPFGRSVEDAAILLGAIAGRDPRDSTSLDIEIPDYTQFLKPELKGCKIGVISETIGDGIDASVKNAMQAAIEQLKDLGAEVREVSCPRFKYGLPAYYIIAPSEASSNLARYDAVRYGLRAEGADNLLGMYGKTRAAGFGAEVKRRIMLGTYALSAGYYDAYYLKAQKVRTAIKQDFEAAFADVDVLVTPTTPSTAFKTGEKTDDPLSMYLSDLTTVPVSLAGLPALSIPCGFDAQNLPIGMQLIGNVLREDRIFHVAHAYEQATDWSDRLPELQEL; via the coding sequence ATGGCGTCCATCCGCGAACTGCACGCGCAGCTAGTTGGCAAGCAGCGCTCCGCCCTCGAAATCACCGAAGCTGCCCTCGATCGCATCGCTGCTGTCGACCCGCAGGTCCGCGGCTTCCTTCACGTCACGGCCGAACGCGCCCGCGCTGCTGCCCGCGCCGTTGACGAGCACATTGCTGCTGGCGAAGACATTGGACTGCTCGCGGGCATTCCCATCGCCCTTAAAGACAACCTGTGCACTACGGGCATCCCGACCACCTGCGGCTCGAAAATTCTCGCTAACTTCATGCCGCCCTACGAATCCACCGTTACGCAAAAACTATGTGATGCGGGCGCGATCGCGGTCGGGAAAACCAACCTCGACGAGTTCGCAATGGGCAGCTCTACCGAGAACTCGGCGTTCCAAGTGACTGCCAATCCCTGGGATGTCACCCGCGTGCCCGGCGGCTCCTCTGGGGGATCTGCCGCCGCCGTAGCGGCCGGTGAATGCGTGGTTGCACTTGGGTCCGATACGGGCGGTTCGATCCGCCAACCGGCAGCATTTTGTGGCGTTGTCGGTGTTAAACCGACATACGGTTTGGTATCGCGTTATGGCTTAGTGGCTTTCGCGTCATCCCTCGATCAGATCGGCCCGTTCGGGCGCAGCGTTGAAGATGCTGCCATTCTGCTCGGCGCGATCGCCGGCCGCGATCCGCGCGACTCCACCAGTCTCGACATCGAGATTCCCGATTACACCCAGTTTCTCAAGCCCGAACTTAAAGGCTGCAAGATTGGCGTCATCTCCGAAACCATTGGCGACGGCATCGATGCTTCCGTCAAAAATGCAATGCAAGCCGCGATCGAACAACTGAAAGATCTCGGCGCAGAGGTGCGCGAAGTCTCTTGTCCGCGCTTCAAATACGGTTTGCCTGCGTACTACATCATCGCGCCATCGGAAGCCTCGTCAAACCTAGCGCGCTATGATGCCGTACGTTATGGCTTGCGAGCCGAAGGAGCCGACAATCTTTTGGGCATGTACGGTAAAACGCGCGCTGCCGGATTCGGTGCCGAGGTCAAGCGCCGCATCATGCTCGGCACTTATGCATTGTCTGCCGGGTATTACGATGCTTACTACCTCAAAGCCCAGAAAGTACGGACGGCAATTAAGCAGGATTTCGAAGCAGCTTTCGCGGACGTAGACGTCCTTGTCACGCCGACCACACCGTCGACAGCATTTAAGACAGGCGAGAAAACAGACGATCCGCTCAGCATGTACCTGTCCGACCTCACCACCGTGCCGGTGAGCCTCGCCGGGCTCCCTGCCCTGAGCATTCCCTGCGGCTTTGACGCGCAGAATCTCCCGATTGGGATGCAGCTTATCGGCAATGTCTTGCGCGAGGACCGCATCTTTCACGTCGCTCACGCTTACGAACAAGCTACCGACTGGAGCGATCGCTTACCAGAGCTTCAGGAGCTTTAA
- a CDS encoding carbohydrate ABC transporter permease gives MIELRQARGGWLGAALLLALLVMGAVLVLLPLVVVVLTSLAPSSTIPSTFAALRQPTLANYIEAWHRGRFLLAFANSTLVAGAVMVIQVFTSALAGYALARMRFRGRQALLLMIIVALVVPFQVLVVPIFLVLKWGGLINTYGALILPTAASGFGIFLIRQYISTLPPELEEAAALDGATRWQIVWQVLLPLARPALVTVSLFAFIGEWNDLFKPLIFATRPELKTVQIALADFQEQFTNNWPLLMAAATIAILPIALLFSIVQQQFVRGIGTTGLKN, from the coding sequence GTGATCGAGTTGCGTCAGGCACGTGGCGGTTGGCTGGGAGCTGCACTGTTATTGGCACTGCTAGTAATGGGAGCTGTGCTCGTACTGCTGCCGCTAGTTGTGGTTGTCCTGACATCGCTCGCACCGTCAAGTACGATCCCGAGCACGTTCGCGGCATTGCGGCAGCCAACGCTGGCTAATTACATTGAGGCATGGCACCGAGGCAGATTTCTGCTGGCGTTTGCCAATTCAACGTTGGTTGCGGGAGCGGTGATGGTGATTCAAGTTTTCACGTCGGCGCTGGCAGGATATGCGCTGGCAAGAATGCGTTTTCGCGGCCGCCAGGCATTACTACTGATGATTATCGTCGCGCTAGTAGTGCCGTTCCAGGTACTGGTAGTACCGATTTTCCTGGTCTTGAAGTGGGGAGGTTTAATCAACACCTACGGTGCGCTAATTTTACCGACGGCAGCAAGTGGGTTCGGGATCTTCTTAATCCGGCAATATATTTCAACGCTGCCTCCGGAGCTAGAGGAAGCGGCGGCCTTGGATGGGGCAACGCGCTGGCAAATTGTTTGGCAAGTATTGTTGCCACTCGCCCGGCCGGCACTCGTAACAGTCAGTTTGTTTGCATTTATCGGTGAGTGGAACGACCTCTTTAAACCACTCATATTTGCGACGCGCCCGGAGCTGAAGACGGTGCAGATAGCGCTTGCAGATTTCCAAGAGCAATTCACGAACAACTGGCCGCTACTGATGGCGGCAGCAACGATCGCAATCTTGCCGATTGCATTGCTGTTTTCGATCGTACAGCAGCAATTCGTGCGCGGGATTGGAACGACAGGACTAAAAAACTAG